Proteins from a single region of Antechinus flavipes isolate AdamAnt ecotype Samford, QLD, Australia chromosome 2, AdamAnt_v2, whole genome shotgun sequence:
- the TINF2 gene encoding TERF1-interacting nuclear factor 2 isoform X1 yields the protein MSAPSEAGAAAAAASLRLAAAASWWVVRRRLSVHYPRVLELLGALKIAAPGLVRSRHHARLCLGLRAKVIVEMILEGHSWSLVLDALNYHFPEAGPREYGSKATVRDPKIVEAHEAFCQRVKQLAEDPEDFAIQLQELEQEYGEPFLVALEKLLFEYLCQLEKMLPELQLQELKEVLGGMQSETLVPLPLTQYCMDMGWLLQESPLFTAVREAEPQEQSPLPSPQLEQVFQDTVPTIKPSIPSPEGQDLRKAPEILTGRDFNLAPLGRRQIQANYASARGGHKNRPTVMLFPFRSMCLPVQDVIKHGNNKERGQPVTDPAGTMGTRSVHHGKHRNSARSLRGRVQEQNWTSDEPSSEQKENCLDHSLEPLKLPLPAVGAREPVSSPSLCSPVVTIGDLVLDSDDEGNGQRGGKKFLESYQKTKFGTLIPTFCEYLSPVEQSSVLAQAPSCGQTDPIKTQWLRSL from the exons ATGTCCGCCCCCTCGGAAGCCggcgctgccgctgccgctgcctcACTACGATTGGCTGCGGCTGCTTCTTGGTGGGTGGTGCGGAGGCGTCTCTCGGTCCACTATCCCCGAGTTCTGGAGCTGCTGGGAGCCCTGAAGATCGCTGCACCCGGGCTGGTCCGCTCCCGTCATCACGCGAGGCTCTGCTTGGGGCTACGGGCCAAG GTGATCGTGGAGATGATCTTGGAAGGCCATTCCTGGTCCCTGGTCCTGGATGCCCTAAACTATCATTTTCCAGAGGCTGGCCCACGCGAGTACGGTTCCAAGGCG ACTGTAAGGGATCCGAAGATTGTGGAGGCACACGAGGCCTTTTGCCAACGAGTAAAACAGCTGGCAGAGGACCCTGAAGATTTTGCCATTCAGCTGCAG GAACTAGAACAAGAATATGGGGAACCCTTCTTAGTTGCCCTGGAGAAGTTATTATTTGAATACCTTTGCCAGTTAGAAAAGATGCTACCTGAGTTACAGTTGCAAGAG CTTAAGGAAGTATTAGGAGGGATGCAATCTGAAACCTTGGTTCCCCTTCCCCTTACTCAGTATTGCATGGACATGGGGTGGCTACTTCAAG agtcccCGCTTTTTACTGCAGTGAGGGAGGCAGAACCCCAGGAGCAGAGTCCTCTACCTTCTCCCCAACTGGAGCAAGTTTTCCAGGATACTGTTCCCACAATCAAACCCAGCATTCCCTCTCCCGAAGGACAGGATTTAAGGAAAGCCCCAGAAATTCTCACTGGTCGGGACTTCAACCTGGCACCTCTGGGCCGCCGGCAAATCCAGGCAAATTATGCATCTGCCAGGGGAGGTCATAAGAACCGGCCCACTGTCATGCTCTTCCCATTCCGGAGTATGTGCCTTCCAGTCCAAGATGTAATAAAGCATGGGAACAATAAAGAACGTGGGCAGCCTGTGACAGATCCAGCAGGCACTATGGGCACAAGATCAGTCCATCATGGGAAGCACAGAAATTCAGCTCGTTCTCTCCGAGGGAGGGTTCAGGAACAGAACTGGACTTCTGATGAGCCCTCCTCAGAGCAAAAGGA GAACTGCCTGGATCATTCCCTGGAGCCCTTGAAGTTGCCATTACCTGCTGTTGGGGCCAGGGAGCCAG TGTCATCCCCATCTCTGTGCAGCCCTGTGGTTACCATAGGGGACTTGGTTCTGGACTCTGATGATGAAGGGAATGGCCAGAGGGGAGGGAAG AAGTTTCTTGAAAGCTATCAGAAGACGAAGTTTGGCACTCTGATCCCTACCTTCTGCGAATACCTCTCCCCTGTTGAGCAAAGTTCTGTACTTGCCCAGGCCCCTTCCTGTGGCCAAACTGACCCTATTAAAACCCAGTGGCTTAGGTCTCTTTGA
- the TINF2 gene encoding TERF1-interacting nuclear factor 2 isoform X2 — protein sequence MSAPSEAGAAAAAASLRLAAAASWWVVRRRLSVHYPRVLELLGALKIAAPGLVRSRHHARLCLGLRAKVIVEMILEGHSWSLVLDALNYHFPEAGPREYGSKATVRDPKIVEAHEAFCQRVKQLAEDPEDFAIQLQELEQEYGEPFLVALEKLLFEYLCQLEKMLPELQLQELKEVLGGMQSETLVPLPLTQYCMDMGWLLQESPLFTAVREAEPQEQSPLPSPQLEQVFQDTVPTIKPSIPSPEGQDLRKAPEILTGRDFNLAPLGRRQIQANYASARGGHKNRPTVMLFPFRSMCLPVQDVIKHGNNKERGQPVTDPAGTMGTRSVHHGKHRNSARSLRGRVQEQNWTSDEPSSEQKENCLDHSLEPLKLPLPAVGAREPVSSPSLCSPVVTIGDLVLDSDDEGNGQRGGKMRKLKPRKVK from the exons ATGTCCGCCCCCTCGGAAGCCggcgctgccgctgccgctgcctcACTACGATTGGCTGCGGCTGCTTCTTGGTGGGTGGTGCGGAGGCGTCTCTCGGTCCACTATCCCCGAGTTCTGGAGCTGCTGGGAGCCCTGAAGATCGCTGCACCCGGGCTGGTCCGCTCCCGTCATCACGCGAGGCTCTGCTTGGGGCTACGGGCCAAG GTGATCGTGGAGATGATCTTGGAAGGCCATTCCTGGTCCCTGGTCCTGGATGCCCTAAACTATCATTTTCCAGAGGCTGGCCCACGCGAGTACGGTTCCAAGGCG ACTGTAAGGGATCCGAAGATTGTGGAGGCACACGAGGCCTTTTGCCAACGAGTAAAACAGCTGGCAGAGGACCCTGAAGATTTTGCCATTCAGCTGCAG GAACTAGAACAAGAATATGGGGAACCCTTCTTAGTTGCCCTGGAGAAGTTATTATTTGAATACCTTTGCCAGTTAGAAAAGATGCTACCTGAGTTACAGTTGCAAGAG CTTAAGGAAGTATTAGGAGGGATGCAATCTGAAACCTTGGTTCCCCTTCCCCTTACTCAGTATTGCATGGACATGGGGTGGCTACTTCAAG agtcccCGCTTTTTACTGCAGTGAGGGAGGCAGAACCCCAGGAGCAGAGTCCTCTACCTTCTCCCCAACTGGAGCAAGTTTTCCAGGATACTGTTCCCACAATCAAACCCAGCATTCCCTCTCCCGAAGGACAGGATTTAAGGAAAGCCCCAGAAATTCTCACTGGTCGGGACTTCAACCTGGCACCTCTGGGCCGCCGGCAAATCCAGGCAAATTATGCATCTGCCAGGGGAGGTCATAAGAACCGGCCCACTGTCATGCTCTTCCCATTCCGGAGTATGTGCCTTCCAGTCCAAGATGTAATAAAGCATGGGAACAATAAAGAACGTGGGCAGCCTGTGACAGATCCAGCAGGCACTATGGGCACAAGATCAGTCCATCATGGGAAGCACAGAAATTCAGCTCGTTCTCTCCGAGGGAGGGTTCAGGAACAGAACTGGACTTCTGATGAGCCCTCCTCAGAGCAAAAGGA GAACTGCCTGGATCATTCCCTGGAGCCCTTGAAGTTGCCATTACCTGCTGTTGGGGCCAGGGAGCCAG TGTCATCCCCATCTCTGTGCAGCCCTGTGGTTACCATAGGGGACTTGGTTCTGGACTCTGATGATGAAGGGAATGGCCAGAGGGGAGGGAAG atgaggaaactgaagcccaggaaggttaaatga
- the TINF2 gene encoding TERF1-interacting nuclear factor 2 isoform X5, with amino-acid sequence MSAPSEAGAAAAAASLRLAAAASWWVVRRRLSVHYPRVLELLGALKIAAPGLVRSRHHARLCLGLRAKVIVEMILEGHSWSLVLDALNYHFPEAGPREYGSKATVRDPKIVEAHEAFCQRVKQLAEDPEDFAIQLQELEQEYGEPFLVALEKLLFEYLCQLEKMLPELQLQELKEVLGGMQSETLVPLPLTQYCMDMGWLLQESPLFTAVREAEPQEQSPLPSPQLEQVFQDTVPTIKPSIPSPEGQDLRKAPEILTGRDFNLAPLGRRQIQANYASARGGHKNRPTVMLFPFRSMCLPVQDVIKHGNNKERGQPVTDPAGTMGTRSVHHGKHRNSARSLRGRVQEQNWTSDEPSSEQKENCLDHSLEPLKLPLPAVGAREPVSSPSLCSPVVTIGDLVLDSDDEGNGQRGGK; translated from the exons ATGTCCGCCCCCTCGGAAGCCggcgctgccgctgccgctgcctcACTACGATTGGCTGCGGCTGCTTCTTGGTGGGTGGTGCGGAGGCGTCTCTCGGTCCACTATCCCCGAGTTCTGGAGCTGCTGGGAGCCCTGAAGATCGCTGCACCCGGGCTGGTCCGCTCCCGTCATCACGCGAGGCTCTGCTTGGGGCTACGGGCCAAG GTGATCGTGGAGATGATCTTGGAAGGCCATTCCTGGTCCCTGGTCCTGGATGCCCTAAACTATCATTTTCCAGAGGCTGGCCCACGCGAGTACGGTTCCAAGGCG ACTGTAAGGGATCCGAAGATTGTGGAGGCACACGAGGCCTTTTGCCAACGAGTAAAACAGCTGGCAGAGGACCCTGAAGATTTTGCCATTCAGCTGCAG GAACTAGAACAAGAATATGGGGAACCCTTCTTAGTTGCCCTGGAGAAGTTATTATTTGAATACCTTTGCCAGTTAGAAAAGATGCTACCTGAGTTACAGTTGCAAGAG CTTAAGGAAGTATTAGGAGGGATGCAATCTGAAACCTTGGTTCCCCTTCCCCTTACTCAGTATTGCATGGACATGGGGTGGCTACTTCAAG agtcccCGCTTTTTACTGCAGTGAGGGAGGCAGAACCCCAGGAGCAGAGTCCTCTACCTTCTCCCCAACTGGAGCAAGTTTTCCAGGATACTGTTCCCACAATCAAACCCAGCATTCCCTCTCCCGAAGGACAGGATTTAAGGAAAGCCCCAGAAATTCTCACTGGTCGGGACTTCAACCTGGCACCTCTGGGCCGCCGGCAAATCCAGGCAAATTATGCATCTGCCAGGGGAGGTCATAAGAACCGGCCCACTGTCATGCTCTTCCCATTCCGGAGTATGTGCCTTCCAGTCCAAGATGTAATAAAGCATGGGAACAATAAAGAACGTGGGCAGCCTGTGACAGATCCAGCAGGCACTATGGGCACAAGATCAGTCCATCATGGGAAGCACAGAAATTCAGCTCGTTCTCTCCGAGGGAGGGTTCAGGAACAGAACTGGACTTCTGATGAGCCCTCCTCAGAGCAAAAGGA GAACTGCCTGGATCATTCCCTGGAGCCCTTGAAGTTGCCATTACCTGCTGTTGGGGCCAGGGAGCCAG TGTCATCCCCATCTCTGTGCAGCCCTGTGGTTACCATAGGGGACTTGGTTCTGGACTCTGATGATGAAGGGAATGGCCAGAGGGGAGGGAAG TAA
- the TINF2 gene encoding TERF1-interacting nuclear factor 2 isoform X3 produces the protein MSAPSEAGAAAAAASLRLAAAASWWVVRRRLSVHYPRVLELLGALKIAAPGLVRSRHHARLCLGLRAKVIVEMILEGHSWSLVLDALNYHFPEAGPREYGSKATVRDPKIVEAHEAFCQRVKQLAEDPEDFAIQLQELEQEYGEPFLVALEKLLFEYLCQLEKMLPELQLQELKEVLGGMQSETLVPLPLTQYCMDMGWLLQESPLFTAVREAEPQEQSPLPSPQLEQVFQDTVPTIKPSIPSPEGQDLRKAPEILTGRDFNLAPLGRRQIQANYASARGGHKNRPTVMLFPFRSMCLPVQDVIKHGNNKERGQPVTDPAGTMGTRSVHHGKHRNSARSLRGRVQEQNWTSDEPSSEQKENCLDHSLEPLKLPLPAVGAREPVSSPSLCSPVVTIGDLVLDSDDEGNGQRGGKDPICWHLL, from the exons ATGTCCGCCCCCTCGGAAGCCggcgctgccgctgccgctgcctcACTACGATTGGCTGCGGCTGCTTCTTGGTGGGTGGTGCGGAGGCGTCTCTCGGTCCACTATCCCCGAGTTCTGGAGCTGCTGGGAGCCCTGAAGATCGCTGCACCCGGGCTGGTCCGCTCCCGTCATCACGCGAGGCTCTGCTTGGGGCTACGGGCCAAG GTGATCGTGGAGATGATCTTGGAAGGCCATTCCTGGTCCCTGGTCCTGGATGCCCTAAACTATCATTTTCCAGAGGCTGGCCCACGCGAGTACGGTTCCAAGGCG ACTGTAAGGGATCCGAAGATTGTGGAGGCACACGAGGCCTTTTGCCAACGAGTAAAACAGCTGGCAGAGGACCCTGAAGATTTTGCCATTCAGCTGCAG GAACTAGAACAAGAATATGGGGAACCCTTCTTAGTTGCCCTGGAGAAGTTATTATTTGAATACCTTTGCCAGTTAGAAAAGATGCTACCTGAGTTACAGTTGCAAGAG CTTAAGGAAGTATTAGGAGGGATGCAATCTGAAACCTTGGTTCCCCTTCCCCTTACTCAGTATTGCATGGACATGGGGTGGCTACTTCAAG agtcccCGCTTTTTACTGCAGTGAGGGAGGCAGAACCCCAGGAGCAGAGTCCTCTACCTTCTCCCCAACTGGAGCAAGTTTTCCAGGATACTGTTCCCACAATCAAACCCAGCATTCCCTCTCCCGAAGGACAGGATTTAAGGAAAGCCCCAGAAATTCTCACTGGTCGGGACTTCAACCTGGCACCTCTGGGCCGCCGGCAAATCCAGGCAAATTATGCATCTGCCAGGGGAGGTCATAAGAACCGGCCCACTGTCATGCTCTTCCCATTCCGGAGTATGTGCCTTCCAGTCCAAGATGTAATAAAGCATGGGAACAATAAAGAACGTGGGCAGCCTGTGACAGATCCAGCAGGCACTATGGGCACAAGATCAGTCCATCATGGGAAGCACAGAAATTCAGCTCGTTCTCTCCGAGGGAGGGTTCAGGAACAGAACTGGACTTCTGATGAGCCCTCCTCAGAGCAAAAGGA GAACTGCCTGGATCATTCCCTGGAGCCCTTGAAGTTGCCATTACCTGCTGTTGGGGCCAGGGAGCCAG TGTCATCCCCATCTCTGTGCAGCCCTGTGGTTACCATAGGGGACTTGGTTCTGGACTCTGATGATGAAGGGAATGGCCAGAGGGGAGGGAAG
- the TINF2 gene encoding TERF1-interacting nuclear factor 2 isoform X4, giving the protein MSAPSEAGAAAAAASLRLAAAASWWVVRRRLSVHYPRVLELLGALKIAAPGLVRSRHHARLCLGLRAKVIVEMILEGHSWSLVLDALNYHFPEAGPREYGSKATVRDPKIVEAHEAFCQRVKQLAEDPEDFAIQLQELEQEYGEPFLVALEKLLFEYLCQLEKMLPELQLQELKEVLGGMQSETLVPLPLTQYCMDMGWLLQESPLFTAVREAEPQEQSPLPSPQLEQVFQDTVPTIKPSIPSPEGQDLRKAPEILTGRDFNLAPLGRRQIQANYASARGGHKNRPTVMLFPFRSMCLPVQDVIKHGNNKERGQPVTDPAGTMGTRSVHHGKHRNSARSLRGRVQEQNWTSDEPSSEQKENCLDHSLEPLKLPLPAVGAREPVSSPSLCSPVVTIGDLVLDSDDEGNGQRGGKPVIKF; this is encoded by the exons ATGTCCGCCCCCTCGGAAGCCggcgctgccgctgccgctgcctcACTACGATTGGCTGCGGCTGCTTCTTGGTGGGTGGTGCGGAGGCGTCTCTCGGTCCACTATCCCCGAGTTCTGGAGCTGCTGGGAGCCCTGAAGATCGCTGCACCCGGGCTGGTCCGCTCCCGTCATCACGCGAGGCTCTGCTTGGGGCTACGGGCCAAG GTGATCGTGGAGATGATCTTGGAAGGCCATTCCTGGTCCCTGGTCCTGGATGCCCTAAACTATCATTTTCCAGAGGCTGGCCCACGCGAGTACGGTTCCAAGGCG ACTGTAAGGGATCCGAAGATTGTGGAGGCACACGAGGCCTTTTGCCAACGAGTAAAACAGCTGGCAGAGGACCCTGAAGATTTTGCCATTCAGCTGCAG GAACTAGAACAAGAATATGGGGAACCCTTCTTAGTTGCCCTGGAGAAGTTATTATTTGAATACCTTTGCCAGTTAGAAAAGATGCTACCTGAGTTACAGTTGCAAGAG CTTAAGGAAGTATTAGGAGGGATGCAATCTGAAACCTTGGTTCCCCTTCCCCTTACTCAGTATTGCATGGACATGGGGTGGCTACTTCAAG agtcccCGCTTTTTACTGCAGTGAGGGAGGCAGAACCCCAGGAGCAGAGTCCTCTACCTTCTCCCCAACTGGAGCAAGTTTTCCAGGATACTGTTCCCACAATCAAACCCAGCATTCCCTCTCCCGAAGGACAGGATTTAAGGAAAGCCCCAGAAATTCTCACTGGTCGGGACTTCAACCTGGCACCTCTGGGCCGCCGGCAAATCCAGGCAAATTATGCATCTGCCAGGGGAGGTCATAAGAACCGGCCCACTGTCATGCTCTTCCCATTCCGGAGTATGTGCCTTCCAGTCCAAGATGTAATAAAGCATGGGAACAATAAAGAACGTGGGCAGCCTGTGACAGATCCAGCAGGCACTATGGGCACAAGATCAGTCCATCATGGGAAGCACAGAAATTCAGCTCGTTCTCTCCGAGGGAGGGTTCAGGAACAGAACTGGACTTCTGATGAGCCCTCCTCAGAGCAAAAGGA GAACTGCCTGGATCATTCCCTGGAGCCCTTGAAGTTGCCATTACCTGCTGTTGGGGCCAGGGAGCCAG TGTCATCCCCATCTCTGTGCAGCCCTGTGGTTACCATAGGGGACTTGGTTCTGGACTCTGATGATGAAGGGAATGGCCAGAGGGGAGGGAAG cCAGTGATTAAATTTTGA